One segment of Pyricularia oryzae 70-15 chromosome 3, whole genome shotgun sequence DNA contains the following:
- a CDS encoding NAD-specific glutamate dehydrogenase, giving the protein MASPINSTAQKALGTNGDDQRHPSPQPTHFAVSKLKGNGNRTLRSATVGYIAPEFKGKAEQMLEVKKVIQENGWIPDKVIDEQVAWFYNELGIDDVYFQLERPAVVANHITSLYAAKVAAFSREDKREEIRLDMEASDHAIYIDTSEPGRSAIEGPRYETRLEAKYLDGNDSQRFRVETFRSPGVLGQNTNGGGASLRCYFVYQCTFVEPNADPDETRLEVISDRMFLAKATKNTLQIYQEIIELAVNRTGPVIEVFDIEDSPEKRLVVAFRSRTARGMFSAISDLYHYYGVTSSRKYVEQFSNGITVMSIYLRPASNLDGKYPSIEQSIHQITKETSLLYCIPLNKLHHLFATGELSLQEAIYGHCAWVFVQHFLNRLGSEYATLSDALDPKNNVHAELLSKLKRRLRTETFTPDYILEIIGSYPGLVRLLYAAFASVHLNTDAKEKGTITPTPGVEVLSDEALKERITREVSNEHEEMVMTAFRVFNSAILKTNYFTPTKVALSFRLDASFLPEIEYPTPLYGMFLVITSESRGFHLRFKDVARGGIRIVKSRSKEAYSINARNLFDENYGLASTQQRKNKDIPEGGSKGVILLDAKQQDKAREAFEKYIDSILDLLLPAETPGIKNPIVDLYGKPEILFMGPDENTADLVDWATEHARSRNAPWWKSFFTGKSPKLGGIPHDTYGMTTLSVREYVKGIYRKLELDPSKVRKMQTGGPDGDLGSNEILLSNEMYTSIVDGSGVLCDPNGIDIDELRRLAKQRVMISNFDMSKLSKDGYRVLCEDVNVTLPNGQVVANGTAFRNTYHLLDTGLTDVFVPCGGRPESIDLVSVAKIIKDGRSTIPYIVEGANLFCSEPSRMRLENAGCIFIKDASANKGGVTSSSLEVLASLAFDDEGFVEHMCVDAAGNAPEFYKAYVKQVQETIQRNAYLEFEAIWRENAETGVPRPVLSDKLSVAITTLDAELQHSELWENEKIRVSVLKDALPNLLIEKIGLENIIARVPDNYLRAIFGSYLASRFVYTYGTTSNSFSFYNFMTAKMAQIQ; this is encoded by the exons ATGGCTTCACCAATTAACAGCACAGCCCAAAAGGCTCTGGGAACAAATGGTGACGACCAAAGGCATCCGTCACCTCAGCCTACACACTTTGCCGTGTCAAAACTCAAGGGCAATGGCAACCGCACTCTGAGGTCCGCCACTGTGGGCTACATTGCCCCAGAATTCAAAGGCAAGGCCGAGCAAATGCTAGAGG TCAAGAAGGTGATCCAGGAGAATGGCTGGATCCCAGACAAGGTCATTGACGAGCAAGTTGCCTGGTTCTACAATGAGCTTGGTATCGACGATGTCTACTTCCAACTCGAGAGGCCGGCCGTCGTTGCCAACCACATCACCTCCCTCTACGCTGCCAAGGTTGCAGCCTTCTCCCGCGAAGACAAGCGGGAAGAGATCAGGTTAGATATGGAGGCTTCTGACCACGCCATCTACATCGACACCAGCGAGCCGGGACGTAGTGCAATCGAAGGCCCACGCTACGAGACTCGTCTTGAGGCCAAGTATCTCGACGGCAACGACTCCCAGAGGTTCCGTGTCGAGACCTTCAGGTCACCTGGCGTTCTGGGCCAGAACACCAACGGAGGCGGTGCCAGTCTTCGCTGCTACTTCGTCTACCAGTGCACATTTGTGGAGCCCAATGCCGACCCTGATGAGACTCGTCTTGAGGTCATCAGCGACCGCATGTTCCTTGCCAAGGCCACCAAGAACACCCTCCAGATCTACCAGGAGATCATTGAGCTGGCCGTCAACCGGACTGGTCCCGTCATTGAGGTCTTCGACATCGAGGACTCACCAGAGAAGCGTCTCGTGGTTGCTTTCAGGTCCCGCACCGCCAGGGGCATGTTCAGCGCCATCAGCGATTTGTACCACTACTACGGCGTCACCAGCTCCCGTAAATATGTTGAGCAGTTCTCCAATGGCATCACGGTCATGTCCATCTACCTGCGCCCGGCCTCCAACCTGGACGGCAAGTACCCATCTATCGAGCAGTCCATCCACCAAATCACCAAGGAGACATCGCTGCTTTACTGCATTCCCCTCAACAAGCTGCACCACCTCTTTGCGACCGGTGAGCTGAGCCTTCAGGAGGCCATCTACGGCCACTGTGCCTGGGTCTTCGTTCAGCACTTCCTGAACCGCCTGGGTTCCGAGTACGCCACTCTCTCGGATGCTCTCGACCCCAAGAACAACGTGCACGCCGAGCTTCTCTCAAAGCTGAAGAGGCGACTCCGTACCGAGACTTTTACGCCCGACTACATCCTGGAGATTATTGGGTCATATCCCGGTCTTGTTCGTCTTTTGTACGCTGCATTCGCCAGCGTTCACCTGAACACGGATGCCAAGGAGAAGGGCACAATCACTCCTACACCTGGTGTCGAGGTGCTCTCTGACGAAGCGCTCAAGGAGCGCATCACCAGGGAGGTCTCCAACGAGCACGAGGAGATGGTCATGACTGCCTTCCGTGTCTTCAACAGCGCCATCCTCAAGACCAACTACTTCACACCCACCAAGGTCGCTCTGAGCTTCCGTCTGGATGCCTCGTTCCTGCCCGAGATCGAGTACCCCACGCCCCTTTACGGAATGTTCCTCGTAATCACGTCTGAGTCACGTGGTTTCCATCTCCGCTTCAAGGACGTCGCTCGTGGTGGTATCCGTATTGTCAAGTCCCGCAGCAAGGAGGCATACTCCATCAACGCTCGCAACCTCTTCGATGAGAACTACGGACTCGCCAGCACGCAGCAGCGCAAGAACAAGGACATTCCTGAGGGCGGCTCCAAGGGTGTCATCCTGCTTGACGCAAAGCAGCAGGATAAGGCACGTGAGGCCTTTGAGAAGTACATTGACAGTATCCTTGACCTTCTCCTGCCTGCCGAGACTCCTGGTATCAAGAACCCGATTGTGGATCTGTACGGCAAGCCTGAGATACTGTTCATGGGCCCCGACGAGAACACTGCCGACCTCGTCGACTGGGCAACCGAACATGCTCGCTCCCGAAACGCCCCCTGGTGGAAGTCCTTCTTCACCGGCAAGTCACCCAAGCTTGGTGGCATTCCTCACGACACATACGGAATGACCACACTATCGGTTCGCGAGTACGTCAAGGGCATCTACCGGAAGCTCGAGCTCGACCCCTCCAAGGTCAGGAAGATGCAGACTGGTGGACCCGACGGAGACCTGGGCAGCAACGAGATCCTTCTCAGCAACGAGATGTACACATCTATCGTCGATGGCTCCGGTGTCCTCTGCGACCCCAACGGAATCGACATTGATGAGCTCCGCAGGCTGGCCAAGCAGCGTGTCATGATCTCCAACTTTGACATGAGCAAGCTCAGCAAGGACGGTTACCGTGTGCTGTGCGAGGACGTCAACGTGACCCTGCCTAACGGCCAGGTAGTCGCCAACGGCACCGCTTTCCGCAACACCTACCACCTCCTGGACACTGGTCTCACGGACGTGTTTGTCCCTTGTGGTGGCCGTCCCGAGTCCATCGACCTCGTCTCCGTTGCCAAGATTATCAAGGATGGCAGGTCAACCATCCCCTACATCGTCGAGGGAGCCAACCTGTTCTGCAGTGAGCCCTCGCGTATGCGCCTGGAGAATGCGGGCTGCATCTTCATCAAGGA TGCCTCTGCGAACAAGGGCGGTGTAACCAGCTCATCGCTCGAAGTTTTGGCCAGTCTTGCGTTCGATGATGAAGGTTTTGTTGAGCATATGTGTGTTGATGCTGCTGGCAACGCTCCCGAGTTCTACAAGGCCTACGTCAAGCAGGTTCAAG AAACTATTCAACGCAACGCCTACTTGGAGTTCGAGGCCATCTGGCGCGAGAATGCCGAGACTGGTGTACCCAGGCCAGTGTTGTCCGACAAGCTGTCTGTGGCAATTACCACACTCGATGCT GAGCTGCAACACAGCGAGCTGTGGGAGAATGAGAAGATTCGGGTCTCTGTTCTCAAGGACGCTCTGCCAAACCTGTTGATCGAGAAGATTGGCCTCGAGAACATCATTGCGCGCGTCCCTGACAATTACCTCAGGGCTATCTTTGGCTCATACCTTGCCAGCCGATTCGTCTA CACGTACGGCACTACCTCGAATTCGTTCTCTTTCTACAACTTCATGACTGCAAAGATGGCGCAGATTCAGTAG
- a CDS encoding 60S ribosomal protein L32: MVAAAKHTAIVKKRTKSFMRHQSDRFKRVDPSWRKPKGIDNRVRRRFRGNIAMPSIGYGSNKRTKHMMPSGHKAFLVQNINDVELLLMHNQVFAAEIAHNVSSRKRIEIIARAKQLGVKVTNPKAKVTTEV; encoded by the exons ATggttgccgccgccaagcACACCGCGATCGTGAAGAAGC GCACGAAGAGCTTCATGCGCCACCAGAGCGACAGGTTCAAGCGCGTTGACCCTAGCTGGAGGAAGCCCAAGGGAATCGACAACCGTGTCCGCCGTCGGTTCCGTGGCAACATTGCCATGCCCTCG ATCGGCTATGGCTCCAACAAGAGAACCAAGCACATGATGCCTTCCGGCCACAAGGCTTTCCTCGTCCAGAACATCAACGACGTCGAGCTCCTCCTCATGCACAACCAGGTCTTCGCCGCTGA GATCGCACACAACGTCTCATCGAGGAAGCGCATTGAGATCATCGCACGGGCGAAGCAGCTGGGTGTCAAGGTCACCAACCCCAAGGCCAAGGTTACCACCGAGGTATAA
- a CDS encoding chaperone dnaJ 3 — MDGTNSFGGASPPNVDEDIDLYELLEIDRSASASDIKKAYHKAARQHHPDKVPEDRKEEAEATFKAIQQAYEILRDDDKRHLYDTHGMAAFDPSRGPAGHGGMGGMGEDDLQDLFASMFMGGGMGGMGGMGGMGGMGGRGGPRRPQRGADQEIPHEVTLEELYRGKTVKFASSKRELCAVCKGSGAREKYKPQDCDKCQASGFRRVLKQVGPGLVSQDVVECDHCHGTGKYVKEKERCKKCKGKTTLPVTKALEIYIPRGAFHGEKVVLEGEGDQLPGQTPGDIIIVLVEKSHDTFTRIGHDLSAELNVTLAEALMGFSRVVLKHLDGRGLHLELPRGKVLRPTEILKVPGEGMPHKRGDAKGDLYLVVKIEFPEDGWLKDGSDYEALQKLLPPPAAPITADEVDDVEYERDADIEQMGASAGEQGGSEWEDEEEAGPQCATQ, encoded by the exons ATGGACGGAACAAATAGCTTCGGCGGCGCATCGCCGCCAAACGTTGACGAGGACATTGATCTCTACG AACTCTTGGAGATCGACAGGTCCGCCAGTGCCTCGGATATAAAAAAAGCATACCACAAG GCAGCGCGCCAACACCACCCGGACAAGGTCCCCGAGGACCGTAAGGAAGAGGCTGAGGCGACGTTCAAGGCAATCCAGCAGGCGTACGAGATCCTCCGCGACGATGACAAGCGCCACCTTTATGACACGCACGGCATGGCCGCCTTTGACCCGTCCCGCGGCCCcgccggccacggcggcatGGGCGGCATGGGAGAAGACGACTTGCAGGACCTCTTTGCGTCCATGTTCATGGGCGGAGGGATGGGTGGCATGGGAGGCATGGGAGGCATGGGAGGCatgggcggcaggggcggccCCAGGCGGCCGCAGCGAGGCGCCGACCAGGAGATACCGCACGAGGTGACGCTCGAGGAGCTGTACAGGGGCAAGACGGTCAAGTTTGCCAGCAGCAAGCGCGAGCTCTGCGCCGTCTGCAAGGGGTCGGGAGCCAGGGAGAAGTACAAGCCGCAGGACTGCGACAAGTGTCAGGCCAGCGGGTTCCGCAGGGTCCTGAAGCAGGTCGGCCCGGGCCTCGTGTCGCAGGACGTCGTCGAGTGCGACCACTGCCACGGCACCGGCAAGTAcgtcaaggagaaggagcgCTGCAAGAAGTGCAAGGGCAAGACCACGCTGCCCGTCACCAAGGCGCTCGAGATCTATATCCCCAGGGGAGCGTTCCACGGAGAGAAGGTGGTGCTCGAGGGCGAAGGGGACCAGCTGCCGGGCCAGACGCCCGGGGACATCATCATCGTGCTGGTGGAAAAGTCACACGACACCTTCACCCGCATAGGGCACGACTTGTCGGCCGAGCTCAACGTCACCCTGGCCGAGGCCCTCATGGGCTTCTCGCGCGTCGTGCTCAAGCACCTCGACGGCCGCGGTCTGCACCTCGAGCTTCCCCGGGGCAAGGTCCTGCGTCCGACCGAGATCCTCAAGGTACCCGGCGAGGGTATGCCGCACAAGCGTGGCGATGCCAAGGGTGACCTGTACCTCGTCGTCAAGATTGAGTTCCCAGAAGACGGCTGGCTCAAGGACGGCAGCGACTACGAGGCTTTGCAGAAGCTCCtcccgccaccagcggcgcccATCACGGCGGACGAGGTGGACGATGTGGAGTATGAGAGGGACGCAGACATCGAACAG ATGGGTGCTTCGGCTGGAGAACAGGGTGGGTCAGAGTGggaggatgaagaagaggctgGACCCCAATGTGCTACTCAGTAG